A genome region from Natranaeroarchaeum sulfidigenes includes the following:
- a CDS encoding CDC48 family AAA ATPase gives MNEVQLEVAKAYPNDSGRGIARLDPDTLLHLKLSPGDIIEIEGADTTAAKVWRADRQDWNTDTVRIDGFTRQNADVGIGERVTIKKAEAQKADSLVLAPPEEASVQFGSDAAGMVKRQILKRPVVGRDIVPVMSSTNHPFMRSPGQAIPLIAVETEPEGVVLVTEDTDVELREEPISGFEKTGGGITYEDIGGLQNEIQRVREMVELPMKHPQIFKKLGIEPPQGVLLHGPPGTGKTLLAKAVANETSASFFSIAGPEIISKYYGESEQQLREIFEDATEESPSIIFIDELDSIAPKREDVTGEVERRVVAQLLTMMDGLESRGQVIVIAATNRVDSVDPALRRPGRFDREIEIGVPDEVGREEILQIHTRGMPLSDDVNLGHLADETHGFVGADIESLTKEAAMKALRRYLPEIDLDEEDIPPSLIDRMIVKRQDFRGALNEVEPSAMREVLVELPKISWDDVGGLDEAQQQIQESVEWPMSSPEKFTRMGVEPPKGVLLYGPPGTGKTLMAKAVANETNANFISVRGPQLLSKWVGESEKAIRQTFRKARQVSPTVIFFDELDSLAPARSQEMGSNVSERVVNQLLTELDGLEEMGEVMVIGATNRPDMIDPALIRSGRFDRLVMVGQPNVEGREQILNIHTDDTPLAADVSLREIAEITDGYVGSDLESIAREAAIEALRENDDAESVEMRHFRQALEDVRPTITEDILDYYEQMKDEFKGGGSDPRGRQGGRIGFQ, from the coding sequence ATGAACGAAGTTCAACTGGAAGTCGCGAAAGCCTACCCCAACGACTCGGGGCGTGGCATCGCTCGTCTCGATCCGGATACGCTGTTGCATCTCAAGCTCAGCCCTGGTGACATCATCGAAATAGAGGGGGCAGACACCACTGCCGCCAAGGTCTGGCGTGCGGACCGTCAGGACTGGAACACCGACACCGTCCGGATCGACGGGTTCACTCGTCAGAACGCAGATGTCGGCATTGGCGAGCGCGTCACGATCAAGAAGGCTGAAGCCCAGAAGGCCGACTCACTCGTGCTCGCACCGCCCGAGGAGGCGAGCGTACAGTTCGGCTCCGATGCTGCCGGGATGGTCAAACGCCAGATCCTCAAGCGGCCGGTCGTCGGCCGCGATATCGTCCCCGTGATGTCGAGTACGAACCACCCGTTCATGCGCTCGCCCGGACAGGCGATCCCGCTGATCGCCGTCGAGACCGAGCCCGAAGGCGTCGTACTCGTGACCGAGGACACCGACGTCGAGCTGCGCGAGGAGCCGATCAGCGGCTTCGAGAAGACCGGCGGTGGCATCACCTACGAGGACATCGGCGGCCTGCAGAACGAGATCCAGCGGGTCCGCGAGATGGTCGAGTTGCCGATGAAACACCCGCAGATCTTCAAGAAACTCGGCATCGAGCCGCCACAGGGGGTTCTGCTCCACGGGCCGCCGGGTACCGGGAAGACCCTCCTTGCGAAAGCAGTCGCCAACGAGACCTCTGCCAGTTTCTTCTCTATCGCCGGGCCGGAGATCATCTCGAAGTACTACGGGGAAAGCGAACAGCAGCTCCGGGAGATCTTCGAGGATGCGACCGAGGAGTCGCCCTCGATCATCTTCATCGACGAACTCGACTCGATCGCACCGAAGCGCGAGGACGTCACCGGCGAGGTCGAGCGCCGGGTCGTTGCCCAGCTACTGACGATGATGGACGGGCTCGAATCACGGGGACAGGTCATCGTCATTGCGGCGACGAACCGCGTCGATTCGGTCGATCCCGCGCTTCGGCGTCCGGGCCGGTTCGACCGCGAGATCGAGATCGGCGTCCCCGACGAGGTGGGTCGGGAGGAGATCCTCCAGATCCACACCCGCGGGATGCCCCTGTCCGACGACGTCAACCTCGGTCATCTGGCCGACGAAACCCACGGCTTCGTCGGCGCGGACATCGAGAGCCTGACCAAAGAGGCGGCGATGAAGGCCCTGCGCCGTTACCTCCCCGAGATCGATCTCGACGAGGAGGACATTCCGCCGAGTCTGATCGATCGGATGATCGTCAAGCGCCAGGACTTCCGCGGGGCTCTGAACGAGGTCGAACCATCGGCGATGCGGGAGGTACTTGTCGAGTTGCCGAAGATCAGCTGGGACGACGTCGGGGGGCTCGACGAGGCCCAACAGCAGATTCAGGAGAGCGTCGAGTGGCCGATGTCCAGCCCGGAGAAGTTCACCCGGATGGGCGTAGAGCCGCCCAAGGGCGTCCTGCTGTACGGTCCGCCGGGGACCGGCAAGACGCTGATGGCGAAGGCAGTGGCCAACGAAACCAATGCGAACTTCATCAGCGTCCGCGGCCCACAGCTACTCAGCAAGTGGGTCGGCGAATCCGAGAAGGCGATCCGACAGACCTTCCGCAAAGCGCGGCAGGTCTCGCCGACCGTGATCTTCTTCGATGAACTCGATAGTCTCGCGCCCGCCCGCAGCCAGGAGATGGGCTCGAACGTCTCCGAGCGGGTCGTCAACCAGCTCCTGACCGAACTCGACGGGCTCGAAGAGATGGGTGAAGTGATGGTGATCGGCGCGACCAACCGCCCGGACATGATCGACCCGGCCCTGATCCGCTCGGGCCGGTTCGACCGACTGGTCATGGTTGGCCAGCCCAACGTCGAGGGGCGCGAGCAGATCCTCAACATCCACACGGACGATACGCCGCTGGCCGCGGACGTGAGCCTGCGCGAGATCGCCGAGATCACGGATGGCTACGTCGGTAGCGACCTCGAATCGATCGCCCGGGAAGCGGCGATCGAGGCCCTCCGTGAGAACGACGACGCCGAATCGGTCGAGATGCGCCACTTCCGGCAGGCCCTGGAGGACGTCCGGCCGACGATTACCGAGGACATCCTCGACTACTACGAGCAGATGAAAGACGAGTTCAAGGGTGGCGGGAGCGATCCTCGCGGCCGACAGGGCGGTCGGATCGGCTTCCAGTGA
- a CDS encoding DUF5811 family protein, with translation MNGNTPYAGTPGTTQAGKRASADLAELSAGQRRALRENVTRIAARTRSFLPDEYVVDSDVSQAAGGARATVAVQPPVGHPVSAGFSPEGEDFEDDQLISDDDEFEVARGLAASAALQVKQAVQDDVTPTAR, from the coding sequence ATGAATGGCAACACTCCGTACGCCGGTACTCCGGGCACCACACAGGCCGGAAAACGCGCGTCAGCCGATCTTGCCGAGCTCTCCGCCGGGCAACGGCGCGCGCTCCGTGAGAACGTCACCCGGATCGCCGCGCGGACGCGATCCTTTCTCCCCGACGAGTACGTCGTCGACTCTGACGTCTCGCAGGCCGCGGGGGGCGCTCGTGCGACCGTCGCCGTCCAGCCGCCCGTCGGCCATCCCGTAAGCGCCGGGTTCTCCCCCGAGGGCGAGGACTTCGAGGACGACCAGTTGATCAGCGACGACGACGAGTTCGAGGTCGCCCGCGGTCTCGCCGCCAGCGCGGCCCTGCAGGTCAAACAGGCCGTTCAGGACGACGTGACGCCGACCGCGCGATAG
- the infB gene encoding translation initiation factor IF-2 — MSDSTTSTDAALRTPIVAVLGHVDHGKTSVLDKVRGSAVIEGEAGAITQHIGATAVPLDVISEIAGELVDPTDFDLPGLLFIDTPGHHSFATLRSRGGALADIAILVVDVNDGFQPQTEEAIEILKRSETPFIVAANKIDTVPGWNPTEDAPVQATYESQSDRVRGDLDEKLYEIIGQLSDRGFSADLYWRVQNFQNNVGVVPVSAMTGEGIPDLLTVMMGLSQRYMKEAMEIDVAGPGVGTVLEVKEEKGFGTTLDVVLYDGTVREDDTIVVGGADSTIVTDVRALLKPRPLSEIRTESRFENVDELKAAAGIKIAAPELDDAMSGAPMRVVRDREIDDVIGEVEAELADIAVDTVEQGIVVKADTLGSLEAMSNALEEAEVPIVRAEVGDVAPRDISVASTAEDPMHEAILAFNVDVLADARTAAENQDVRIFESDVIYRLIEEYEEFVEEREQAQQETILDKITRPARFQILPDHTFRQNDPAVVGVEILAGTVQNNTNVALFDGKEPKRVGQLKGIQDAGEDVDQARKGDRVSVAIDGPTVGRGIEEGDELWTELPEKHAKILEQELLEDIEPDERDALQMYLDKHRRRDPFWGK, encoded by the coding sequence ATGTCGGACTCTACAACATCAACGGATGCCGCCCTTCGGACGCCCATCGTCGCCGTGCTTGGCCACGTCGATCACGGAAAAACGAGCGTGCTCGACAAGGTGCGAGGCTCGGCGGTCATAGAGGGCGAGGCCGGGGCGATCACACAGCACATCGGCGCGACTGCAGTGCCGCTCGACGTCATCTCGGAGATCGCGGGCGAGCTGGTCGATCCGACGGACTTCGATCTGCCCGGTCTGCTGTTTATCGATACGCCGGGCCATCACTCTTTTGCAACGCTGCGCTCGCGGGGTGGCGCACTCGCCGATATCGCCATCCTCGTCGTCGACGTCAACGACGGCTTCCAGCCCCAGACTGAGGAGGCCATCGAGATCCTCAAACGCTCGGAGACGCCCTTTATCGTCGCCGCGAACAAGATCGACACCGTCCCCGGCTGGAACCCGACCGAGGACGCGCCGGTGCAGGCGACCTACGAGAGCCAGAGCGATCGGGTGCGTGGCGACCTCGACGAGAAGCTCTACGAGATCATCGGCCAGTTGAGCGATCGGGGCTTCTCGGCCGATCTGTACTGGCGCGTACAGAACTTCCAGAATAACGTCGGCGTCGTGCCAGTTTCGGCGATGACCGGCGAGGGGATTCCGGATCTCCTGACCGTGATGATGGGCCTCTCCCAGCGGTATATGAAGGAGGCCATGGAGATCGACGTGGCGGGACCGGGTGTCGGCACCGTGCTAGAGGTCAAAGAGGAGAAAGGCTTCGGCACCACGCTCGATGTCGTCCTCTACGATGGCACGGTCAGAGAAGACGACACGATCGTCGTCGGAGGTGCCGACAGCACCATCGTTACCGACGTTCGCGCACTGCTAAAGCCACGACCGCTCTCTGAGATCCGGACCGAGAGTCGCTTCGAGAACGTCGATGAACTGAAAGCCGCGGCAGGGATCAAGATCGCCGCACCCGAGCTGGACGACGCCATGTCCGGCGCCCCGATGCGGGTCGTCCGCGACCGGGAGATCGACGACGTGATTGGTGAGGTCGAGGCCGAACTCGCAGATATTGCCGTCGACACCGTCGAACAGGGGATCGTCGTCAAGGCCGACACGCTCGGCAGTCTCGAAGCCATGTCCAATGCGCTCGAAGAGGCCGAGGTTCCGATCGTTCGCGCGGAGGTCGGCGACGTCGCACCGCGAGACATCTCAGTCGCCTCGACCGCCGAGGATCCGATGCACGAGGCGATCCTCGCCTTTAACGTCGACGTGCTCGCTGACGCCCGCACCGCCGCCGAGAATCAGGACGTCCGGATCTTCGAGAGCGACGTCATCTACCGGCTGATCGAGGAGTACGAGGAGTTCGTCGAGGAGCGCGAGCAGGCCCAGCAGGAGACGATCCTTGACAAGATCACCCGCCCCGCCCGCTTCCAGATCTTGCCCGATCACACGTTCCGACAGAACGACCCTGCCGTCGTCGGCGTCGAGATCCTCGCCGGAACGGTCCAGAACAACACGAACGTCGCCCTGTTCGACGGCAAGGAGCCAAAACGTGTCGGCCAGCTCAAGGGGATTCAGGACGCCGGCGAGGACGTCGATCAGGCTCGCAAAGGTGATCGCGTAAGCGTCGCCATCGACGGTCCCACTGTGGGCCGAGGAATAGAGGAGGGTGACGAGCTCTGGACCGAGCTGCCGGAAAAACACGCGAAGATCCTCGAGCAGGAGCTTCTGGAGGATATCGAGCCGGACGAGCGTGACGCCCTGCAGATGTATCTCGACAAGCATCGGCGGCGGGACCCGTTCTGGGGCAAGTGA
- a CDS encoding 5,10-methylenetetrahydromethanopterin reductase, which produces MHGIELTPEHQVAEIVDRAQTAERNGFDTLFAACHYFNRDPFVTLDRIAAATDEIRVGPAAANPYVVHPVQLASQIATLQEVSDGRAVFGIGPGDKSTLSGLGVERDKPLRRVLESFKVAQDLWAGERVSHDGTFTATDAGLEYDVDGEIPVYVGGQGPHMIRMSAKHADGLLYNASHPDDFAWASEQVEKGLADRPDERGEFEFAAYASVSVAEDAEAARELARQPVAFIASGAAPPVLDRHGIAREQAAAVGDAIERGDFGEAFAAVTPEMIDAFSVAGTPADVEARIDEIMEYADGFVAGTPLGPDQESAIAHLGAALDRTTRE; this is translated from the coding sequence ATGCACGGCATCGAACTTACCCCCGAACATCAGGTAGCAGAGATCGTCGACCGCGCGCAGACGGCCGAACGAAACGGCTTCGACACGCTGTTTGCGGCGTGTCACTACTTCAACCGCGACCCCTTTGTCACGCTCGATCGGATCGCCGCGGCGACCGACGAGATCCGGGTGGGGCCGGCGGCGGCGAACCCGTACGTCGTCCACCCGGTCCAGCTGGCCTCGCAGATCGCCACCTTACAGGAGGTCAGCGACGGGCGAGCCGTCTTCGGGATCGGCCCCGGCGACAAATCGACGCTGTCAGGACTCGGCGTCGAGCGCGACAAACCGCTCCGGCGTGTGCTCGAATCGTTCAAAGTCGCCCAGGACCTCTGGGCGGGCGAGCGCGTCAGCCACGACGGGACGTTCACCGCGACGGACGCCGGACTGGAGTACGACGTCGACGGCGAGATTCCCGTCTACGTCGGCGGGCAGGGACCCCACATGATCAGGATGAGCGCGAAACACGCCGACGGCCTGCTGTACAACGCTTCCCACCCCGACGACTTCGCGTGGGCATCAGAACAGGTCGAGAAAGGGCTTGCTGACCGCCCCGACGAGCGCGGCGAGTTCGAGTTCGCCGCCTACGCGAGCGTCAGCGTCGCCGAGGACGCCGAGGCAGCCCGCGAGCTGGCTCGACAGCCCGTTGCGTTCATCGCCTCGGGTGCGGCACCGCCGGTGCTCGATCGGCATGGGATCGCCCGCGAGCAGGCAGCGGCTGTCGGCGACGCGATCGAGCGCGGCGACTTCGGCGAGGCGTTCGCGGCCGTCACGCCAGAAATGATCGACGCGTTCTCGGTCGCAGGGACGCCCGCAGACGTCGAAGCGCGGATCGACGAGATCATGGAGTACGCAGACGGCTTCGTCGCCGGGACGCCGCTGGGCCCGGATCAGGAGTCAGCTATTGCTCATCTCGGGGCGGCGCTTGACCGAACGACTCGGGAGTGA
- a CDS encoding coenzyme F420-0:L-glutamate ligase, with protein MQALPVPDLPEIRAGDDIAALVDERIALRPSDVVAVASTIVSKSEGRTADLDDFPAGERAQSVAQRLEDATGEEKDPRFAQAVLEESEELLIDSPFLLTRTHFGHITVNAGIDRSNVPDHDLLLLPEAPSERAAEIRSGLSVDAPVLVTDTCGRPFRHGQRGVTIGWAGMPASRDWRGEHDRDGRELGVTVQSVVDELAATANLVAGEGAGGTPVVVIRDWEFGEHGGSDELFRDLDGDFVQQALRQWSYED; from the coding sequence ATGCAGGCGCTCCCGGTGCCCGATCTCCCCGAGATACGGGCGGGTGACGACATCGCTGCACTGGTCGACGAGCGGATAGCGCTGCGACCGTCGGATGTCGTCGCGGTCGCGAGCACCATCGTCTCGAAGTCCGAGGGACGAACCGCCGATCTCGACGACTTTCCGGCAGGCGAGCGGGCACAATCGGTTGCACAGCGGCTCGAAGACGCGACGGGCGAGGAGAAGGACCCACGGTTCGCACAGGCAGTGCTCGAAGAGAGCGAAGAACTGCTGATCGACTCGCCCTTCCTGCTGACCCGGACCCACTTCGGCCATATCACGGTCAACGCGGGTATCGACCGCTCGAACGTGCCCGACCACGACCTGTTGCTCCTGCCGGAGGCTCCCTCCGAGCGGGCGGCCGAGATTCGTTCGGGACTCTCCGTCGACGCGCCGGTGCTCGTTACCGACACCTGCGGGCGGCCGTTCCGCCACGGCCAGCGCGGCGTCACGATCGGCTGGGCGGGGATGCCCGCGAGCCGCGACTGGCGCGGCGAGCACGACCGGGACGGCCGCGAACTCGGCGTGACGGTTCAGTCGGTCGTCGACGAACTGGCGGCGACAGCGAACCTCGTCGCGGGCGAGGGCGCGGGCGGGACGCCCGTCGTCGTGATCCGCGACTGGGAGTTCGGTGAGCACGGCGGCAGCGACGAACTGTTCCGCGATCTCGACGGCGACTTCGTTCAGCAGGCGCTGCGGCAGTGGAGCTACGAGGACTAA
- a CDS encoding translation initiation factor eIF-2B produces the protein MTTFYAVLRHRGDVLVEQGEQGWALPTVEGEDAERAVAGLLPGDVGSQQVRIGAPIGDDQRRPVLFDLPERPTVGAERAWRCPTTLLDEDAAPGAWDPYERVAPTVRSIAADDEHGAAYLSVRALEVLRDRATLLAAEGERDPDELHDLGRRLLRARPSMAVLRNRVNRALNEAGGADDEAAPDARPTSEAIQRAATAGIEGALDADAEAAAAAAELIEGDAVLTLSRSGTVLDALGSATLSGVFVAESRPAREGIDVAERLAAEHDAPVTVHTDAATVHVVATEDVDAVLVGADTILPDGRVINKTGTCVAALAAAREGVPVYVVTASDKVSHESTVNLESGDTGAVYDGEADLDVLNPTFDVTPGELVAGVITERGVLDDAEIETIAEEHAAAAAWQDPPSDGHQDPREAEWE, from the coding sequence ATGACGACGTTCTACGCAGTACTCCGCCACCGTGGGGACGTGCTCGTCGAACAGGGCGAGCAGGGATGGGCGCTGCCGACAGTCGAGGGCGAAGACGCCGAGCGGGCGGTCGCTGGGTTGCTCCCGGGCGACGTCGGCAGCCAGCAGGTTCGGATCGGTGCACCGATCGGGGATGACCAGCGGCGGCCAGTGCTGTTCGACCTGCCGGAACGCCCCACGGTCGGCGCGGAGCGAGCGTGGCGCTGTCCCACCACGCTGCTCGACGAGGACGCCGCACCCGGCGCGTGGGACCCTTACGAGCGCGTTGCGCCGACGGTTCGCTCCATCGCGGCGGACGACGAGCACGGCGCGGCCTATCTCTCGGTCCGGGCGCTCGAAGTGCTCCGGGACCGGGCTACGCTGCTGGCCGCGGAGGGCGAGCGCGACCCGGATGAACTCCACGATCTCGGCCGGCGACTGCTCAGAGCGCGCCCGAGCATGGCCGTGCTCCGGAACCGGGTGAACCGGGCACTGAACGAGGCAGGCGGTGCGGACGACGAGGCGGCTCCGGACGCCAGGCCGACATCCGAAGCGATCCAGCGCGCCGCCACGGCGGGTATCGAAGGCGCGCTTGACGCAGACGCCGAGGCGGCTGCGGCGGCCGCGGAACTGATCGAGGGGGACGCCGTGCTCACGCTCTCGCGTTCGGGAACCGTGCTGGACGCGCTCGGTAGTGCGACCCTCTCGGGGGTCTTCGTCGCCGAGTCCCGCCCGGCCCGCGAAGGGATCGACGTCGCGGAGCGACTCGCGGCCGAACACGACGCGCCGGTCACCGTCCACACCGACGCCGCAACGGTCCACGTGGTTGCGACCGAAGACGTCGACGCGGTGCTCGTCGGCGCGGACACGATTCTGCCGGACGGCCGGGTCATCAACAAGACAGGCACATGCGTCGCTGCGCTGGCGGCCGCTCGCGAGGGAGTTCCGGTCTACGTCGTCACGGCCAGCGACAAGGTCAGCCACGAGTCGACGGTCAACCTCGAATCGGGGGATACAGGGGCAGTGTACGATGGCGAGGCGGACCTCGATGTCCTGAACCCCACGTTCGACGTCACGCCGGGCGAGCTCGTTGCGGGCGTCATCACCGAGCGGGGCGTGCTCGACGACGCAGAGATCGAAACGATCGCCGAGGAGCACGCCGCTGCGGCGGCGTGGCAGGATCCACCAAGCGATGGGCATCAGGATCCACGAGAGGCCGAGTGGGAGTAG
- a CDS encoding alpha/beta hydrolase, with translation MATAESAVTVHTDVPFRDVAGETLRLDVYEPADREGSLPVALLVRGGGFLIGDKGEFARHAIDFASDGYLAVEPQYRLAPEHQFPAALRDVRAAIEWVRGSGKQYGADPDRVAAIGHSAGANLVALAAATAGEAGVAPPAAVVGYSGIYDFRAGDEDGASGDSEINTQYLGGSFEEVPDRYEAASPAARVDDSMSPTLLLHGNDDGVVPPAQSEQFAEALAPVADVEFETLPSDHAVPFHGDMYDEVYELTRDFLEERV, from the coding sequence ATGGCAACAGCCGAATCGGCGGTCACCGTGCACACGGACGTGCCGTTCCGGGACGTGGCGGGCGAGACGCTCCGGCTCGACGTCTACGAGCCAGCCGACCGTGAGGGGTCGCTTCCGGTCGCCCTCCTCGTCCGTGGGGGTGGGTTCCTCATTGGCGACAAAGGCGAGTTCGCCCGGCACGCGATCGACTTCGCGAGCGACGGCTATCTCGCCGTCGAACCGCAGTACAGACTCGCGCCCGAACACCAGTTTCCCGCAGCGCTCAGGGACGTCCGCGCGGCGATCGAGTGGGTCCGTGGGTCGGGAAAGCAGTACGGCGCGGACCCCGACCGTGTCGCCGCGATCGGGCACTCCGCAGGCGCAAATCTGGTTGCGCTCGCCGCGGCGACCGCTGGGGAGGCGGGTGTCGCTCCGCCCGCCGCGGTCGTCGGCTACTCGGGGATCTACGACTTCCGGGCTGGCGACGAAGACGGCGCATCGGGGGACTCCGAGATCAATACCCAGTATCTCGGCGGCTCCTTCGAGGAGGTCCCCGACCGTTACGAGGCGGCCTCGCCCGCGGCCCGAGTCGACGACTCGATGTCGCCCACGCTCTTGCTCCACGGGAACGACGATGGGGTCGTTCCGCCCGCACAGTCCGAGCAGTTTGCCGAGGCGCTCGCACCAGTAGCCGACGTCGAGTTCGAGACGCTACCGAGCGATCATGCGGTGCCGTTCCACGGTGACATGTACGACGAGGTGTACGAACTGACGCGGGACTTTCTCGAAGAACGAGTCTAG
- a CDS encoding AI-2E family transporter, producing the protein MDVRTAFFALLVAVLGIIGFLLVDPFLQYVLAAGLLAFVLFPLHRRLSRRIGPRPSAAVLTAVAFVTAIVPVLILTLILLDTTISFLDDLQGSDLSVFLDSVRDFLVEDIGVDAEHVEEIEAAAIEEFEDLLAASAEILLTQTLGLLDTTVDVGFGVLILAFLLYYLLVDGPDLVEWTREVTPLDNDVQDELYDEMSVVTWAVIGSHLLVAVVEGILGGIGLWLVGVPNAAFWAVVMVIASIMPVVGVWLVWAPMVVYLVVVGQPVGAVILLVYGIAVLSVVDNYLRAIFVDAGSGVHPAIVLVGVLGGIYLLGIMGLFLGPILLALFKAAVTVFDRTHGVSSPSREDATAETGDDGPPESGGSGASG; encoded by the coding sequence ATGGACGTTCGAACCGCCTTCTTCGCCCTCCTCGTCGCTGTCCTCGGGATTATCGGGTTCCTGCTGGTCGACCCGTTCCTCCAGTACGTGCTCGCTGCGGGACTGCTCGCGTTCGTGCTCTTCCCGCTCCACAGGAGACTCTCCAGACGGATCGGTCCAAGACCCTCCGCCGCAGTCCTCACTGCGGTGGCGTTCGTGACTGCGATCGTCCCTGTCCTCATTCTCACGCTGATCCTGCTCGACACGACGATCTCGTTTCTCGACGACCTGCAGGGAAGTGATCTCTCGGTCTTTCTGGACTCGGTCCGTGACTTCCTTGTCGAGGATATCGGCGTCGATGCTGAGCACGTCGAAGAGATAGAAGCCGCGGCGATCGAGGAGTTCGAGGACCTGCTGGCCGCCTCGGCGGAGATCCTGCTCACCCAGACGCTCGGCCTGCTGGATACGACGGTCGACGTCGGGTTCGGCGTGTTGATCCTCGCCTTCCTGCTCTACTACCTGCTGGTCGACGGCCCAGATCTGGTCGAGTGGACGCGCGAGGTGACGCCCCTCGACAACGACGTGCAGGACGAACTCTACGACGAGATGTCGGTCGTCACCTGGGCCGTCATCGGTAGCCACCTGCTGGTCGCCGTCGTCGAGGGGATTCTCGGGGGGATCGGTCTCTGGCTCGTCGGCGTCCCCAACGCGGCATTCTGGGCGGTCGTCATGGTCATCGCCTCGATCATGCCCGTAGTCGGCGTCTGGCTGGTCTGGGCTCCGATGGTCGTCTATCTCGTCGTCGTCGGTCAACCGGTCGGCGCTGTCATCCTGCTCGTCTACGGCATCGCGGTCCTCTCGGTGGTCGACAACTACCTCCGCGCGATCTTCGTCGATGCGGGGTCGGGCGTCCACCCCGCCATCGTGCTCGTCGGCGTCCTCGGCGGGATCTACCTGCTCGGCATCATGGGTCTGTTCCTCGGCCCGATTCTGCTCGCGCTCTTCAAGGCGGCCGTGACGGTGTTCGATCGAACCCACGGCGTGTCGAGTCCGTCGAGAGAGGACGCGACGGCTGAGACGGGAGACGATGGGCCACCTGAATCGGGCGGCTCCGGTGCCAGCGGCTAG
- a CDS encoding dCTP deaminase, translating into MPALSELVDALDGIVHEPTQRHDDRVDLTVREVFEVREPGRVDFGGGELEDAELVPHDRTWRNDDDEYQWWGLDAGQYLIEYNERLDIDERAVLQVRDELRARGVFHPTLHVDTLSMVPLSVAAGGLQLKENARVSTLLADR; encoded by the coding sequence ATGCCCGCTCTCAGCGAACTCGTCGATGCACTGGACGGAATCGTTCACGAACCGACACAGCGACACGACGACAGAGTTGATCTGACTGTCAGGGAGGTGTTCGAGGTCAGAGAGCCGGGCAGGGTCGACTTCGGCGGCGGCGAGCTGGAGGATGCCGAACTCGTCCCGCACGATCGGACCTGGCGAAACGACGATGACGAGTACCAGTGGTGGGGTCTCGACGCCGGTCAGTATCTGATCGAGTACAACGAGCGTCTGGATATCGACGAACGTGCAGTTTTGCAGGTTCGGGACGAACTCCGGGCCCGCGGTGTATTCCATCCAACGCTACACGTCGACACGCTTTCGATGGTTCCACTATCGGTCGCTGCTGGTGGACTCCAACTGAAGGAAAACGCCAGAGTGTCGACACTGCTCGCCGACAGGTAG
- a CDS encoding TetR/AcrR family transcriptional regulator — translation MTETQDESNTASDSRTEIMDATYRALCEHGHADLTMQQIADEAGKSTSLLHYHFDTKEELLVAFIDHLITEFEATVAPDEDESPTERLRQFLDLWVLEPDETDRTALHLALLELRSRGPFNEAYREQLARSDELLRTTVAEIVQDGIEQDVFREVDPEGTARLIVATLDGARTRQITLDDPEYTRGVREQLEEQFVEGLLVSGETNGR, via the coding sequence ATGACCGAGACGCAGGACGAGTCGAACACTGCTTCGGACTCGCGCACCGAGATCATGGACGCGACGTATCGTGCGCTGTGCGAGCATGGCCACGCTGATCTCACGATGCAACAGATCGCCGACGAAGCAGGAAAAAGCACCTCTCTGCTCCACTACCACTTCGACACGAAAGAGGAGCTACTGGTGGCCTTCATCGACCACCTTATCACGGAGTTCGAGGCGACGGTCGCGCCCGACGAGGACGAATCGCCGACAGAACGGCTCCGGCAGTTCCTCGACCTGTGGGTTCTGGAGCCGGACGAGACGGACCGGACTGCACTGCATCTCGCCCTGCTGGAACTCCGCTCCCGTGGCCCGTTCAACGAGGCCTATCGTGAACAACTCGCGCGAAGCGACGAACTGCTCCGAACCACCGTGGCGGAGATAGTTCAGGACGGGATCGAGCAGGACGTCTTCAGAGAGGTCGATCCCGAGGGAACTGCGCGGCTGATCGTCGCAACGCTCGATGGTGCGCGGACGCGCCAGATCACCCTCGATGACCCCGAGTACACCCGTGGCGTCCGCGAACAGCTAGAAGAGCAGTTCGTCGAGGGGTTGCTTGTCAGTGGTGAGACCAACGGCCGATAG